One Syntrophorhabdaceae bacterium genomic window carries:
- a CDS encoding methylenetetrahydrofolate reductase C-terminal domain-containing protein, whose protein sequence is MIVAERKTISELVEILRPHKDILVLGCGTCVTVCLSGGEREVSIISSALRIASRVQGLDLTINELTIERQCDNIFIEQAAEAIGKVDAVLSTACGAGVQAIAERFPSKPVYAGLNTTFLGILEERGVWTEKCAACGTCVLHKYGGICPITRCAKRMLNGPCGGSREDRCEVRPDRPCAWQLIYRRLKDIGQLERLKEIEPPKNWNSSLSGGPRVLIREDHKV, encoded by the coding sequence ATGATAGTTGCCGAAAGAAAAACAATTTCTGAACTTGTCGAGATATTAAGGCCCCACAAGGACATTCTGGTGCTTGGCTGCGGAACCTGCGTCACCGTCTGTCTGTCCGGAGGCGAACGGGAGGTCAGCATCATATCATCGGCGCTGCGTATTGCCTCCCGGGTTCAGGGATTGGATCTGACGATCAATGAACTCACCATCGAGCGTCAGTGCGACAACATCTTCATCGAACAGGCCGCGGAGGCCATAGGGAAAGTTGATGCCGTGCTGTCGACGGCCTGCGGCGCAGGGGTACAGGCTATTGCCGAGCGGTTCCCCTCAAAGCCGGTCTATGCCGGACTCAACACGACCTTCCTGGGCATCCTCGAAGAGCGCGGCGTGTGGACGGAAAAGTGCGCCGCTTGCGGCACCTGTGTTCTGCACAAGTACGGCGGCATATGCCCCATCACCCGCTGTGCCAAGCGCATGCTGAACGGACCGTGCGGGGGCTCCCGCGAGGACAGGTGCGAGGTGCGGCCCGACAGACCCTGCGCATGGCAGCTCATCTACCGAAGGCTCAAAGACATAGGCCAGCTTGAAAGACTGAAAGAAATCGAACCGCCCAAGAACTGGAATTCCAGCCTGTCCGGCGGGCCGAGGGTGTTGATAAGGGAAGACCATAAGGTATAG
- a CDS encoding glutamate synthase-related protein yields MESALRLDHNHELTVKDLPYIVVWRDDRCKRCGRCTAVCPMFAIEPSVAVRRVVSSEDASPSPKVTRKTIVVVRQTTDIGRYCTGCGTCTLVCPNDAIEPVFNPQHKFLFHKNPGGYPYRRGGRRNDPGESTLDHLKFTRISMLTDPALDAGRHEFRIRTYLGRILPPEKMPFKAKEDKLELTSGGTRFVPPVREIYPVMVGSMSVGALSPTMWEGLAMGVVYLNEVEHMPVVMASGEGGIPPRLLKSRFIRYLILQIASGYFGWDEIIRAIPDMVDDPCAIEIKYGQGAKPGDGGLLMAEKVTKLISEIRGVPQGMDLPSPPTHQTQYSIEESVAKMIQAMSMAFGFRVPVFPKISGTRTANAVLNNLLRNPYAGGLSIDGEEGGTGAAYNVSLDKMGHPIASNVRDCYLDLVRQGRQNELPLIAAGGVGKKGGLAANAAALIMLGASAVSVGKYMMQAAAGCFGDEMNRCNVCNIGTCPRGITTQDPRLYRRLDPEKVAERVVEVFRSLDVELKKIFAPLGRSTELPIGMSDALCADDADIASRLQIGYVC; encoded by the coding sequence ATGGAATCAGCTTTACGGCTGGACCACAATCATGAACTGACCGTTAAGGACCTTCCCTATATCGTTGTGTGGCGCGACGACAGGTGCAAGAGATGCGGACGATGCACCGCCGTGTGTCCCATGTTCGCCATTGAGCCTTCGGTGGCGGTCAGGCGCGTGGTAAGCTCCGAAGATGCATCCCCCTCTCCGAAGGTTACCAGGAAGACCATTGTCGTTGTCAGGCAGACCACGGACATCGGGCGTTACTGCACCGGGTGCGGCACCTGCACCCTCGTGTGCCCCAACGATGCCATAGAACCCGTCTTCAATCCCCAGCACAAGTTTCTCTTCCACAAGAACCCGGGAGGGTATCCTTATCGCAGGGGCGGCAGGCGGAACGATCCCGGGGAGTCCACGCTTGATCACCTGAAATTCACGCGCATATCGATGCTGACCGACCCGGCGCTTGATGCGGGCCGCCACGAGTTCAGGATACGCACCTATCTCGGGCGCATTCTTCCGCCGGAAAAGATGCCCTTCAAGGCAAAGGAAGACAAACTGGAACTGACGAGCGGGGGAACCAGGTTTGTCCCGCCCGTCCGCGAGATATACCCGGTTATGGTCGGCAGCATGTCCGTGGGCGCCCTGTCGCCGACAATGTGGGAGGGGCTGGCAATGGGGGTCGTGTACCTCAACGAGGTCGAACATATGCCCGTCGTCATGGCGTCCGGGGAGGGCGGCATACCGCCGAGGCTTCTCAAATCAAGATTTATCAGGTATTTGATCCTCCAGATAGCCTCAGGTTATTTCGGGTGGGACGAGATCATACGGGCCATTCCGGACATGGTCGACGACCCCTGCGCGATAGAGATCAAGTACGGGCAGGGGGCGAAACCCGGCGACGGCGGATTGCTTATGGCGGAAAAGGTCACGAAGCTCATATCGGAGATCCGCGGTGTGCCGCAAGGGATGGACCTGCCTTCCCCCCCGACGCACCAGACGCAATATTCCATCGAGGAGTCGGTGGCGAAGATGATCCAGGCCATGTCCATGGCCTTCGGTTTCAGGGTCCCCGTGTTCCCCAAGATATCGGGAACGAGGACTGCCAATGCGGTGCTCAACAACCTGCTGCGCAATCCCTACGCCGGCGGGCTGTCCATAGACGGTGAGGAAGGGGGTACGGGTGCGGCGTACAACGTCTCTCTCGACAAGATGGGCCACCCCATCGCATCCAATGTTCGCGATTGCTATCTTGACCTGGTTCGGCAGGGAAGGCAGAACGAACTGCCGCTCATCGCCGCCGGCGGTGTGGGCAAGAAGGGCGGCCTCGCGGCCAATGCCGCGGCGCTTATCATGCTGGGAGCGTCCGCGGTGTCTGTCGGAAAATACATGATGCAGGCCGCCGCCGGGTGTTTCGGTGATGAGATGAACCGGTGCAATGTCTGCAACATCGGCACGTGTCCGCGGGGCATCACCACCCAGGACCCGAGGCTCTACCGCAGGCTCGACCCGGAAAAAGTGGCCGAAAGGGTGGTTGAGGTCTTCAGGTCGCTGGATGTGGAATTGAAAAAGATCTTTGCCCCGCTGGGCAGGAGCACGGAATTGCCCATCGGTATGTCCGACGCCCTGTGCGCGGACGACGCGGATATAGCCAGCCGGCTGCAGATAGGCTATGTCTGCTGA
- a CDS encoding rhodanese-like domain-containing protein codes for MGDGGESLGILFFVPARGNMSSFRRPGGDPGPRFPPFSYPYHLLISMQVLNMLDFLTTIGFILSIVGTNPKEVAEMKKSFLSVLFLSVFVFMIICGLSYAAEKASYVDIPPAEAKVLIEKTPGIIIIDVSPAYAKGHLPKAVHYYIGDGSLDKAIPKLDKEKTYLVYCHVDRVSIQGAQKLIDAGFKKVYRLKGNYKAWVDAGYPIEK; via the coding sequence ATGGGAGATGGAGGAGAATCCCTAGGAATTCTCTTCTTCGTTCCGGCAAGAGGGAACATGTCTTCTTTCCGTCGTCCCGGAGGTGATCCGGGACCCAGGTTTCCCCCTTTTTCTTATCCTTACCATTTGCTTATATCTATGCAAGTACTGAACATGCTTGATTTCTTGACAACAATCGGTTTCATTCTTAGTATTGTTGGAACAAATCCAAAGGAGGTAGCTGAAATGAAAAAGAGTTTTTTATCGGTTCTTTTTTTATCGGTTTTTGTTTTCATGATAATTTGTGGTCTCTCCTACGCGGCAGAAAAAGCATCCTATGTGGATATTCCTCCTGCTGAAGCGAAGGTCCTGATCGAGAAAACCCCTGGTATCATTATTATTGATGTCTCGCCAGCATATGCAAAAGGACACCTGCCGAAAGCAGTCCACTACTACATAGGCGACGGATCTCTTGATAAGGCCATTCCTAAATTGGATAAAGAGAAAACGTACCTCGTCTATTGCCATGTAGATAGAGTTTCCATTCAAGGTGCGCAAAAACTCATTGACGCTGGATTCAAGAAAGTCTATCGGCTTAAAGGAAACTACAAAGCGTGGGTTGATGCCGGTTATCCCATTGAAAAATAG
- a CDS encoding hydrogenase iron-sulfur subunit, with protein MNANNSEPVIVAFCCHYCAYAAADLAGSGRLQYPPNIRIVRSPCTGRLEINFFMKAFEAGADGVLVAGCEEGSCHFKEGNYLAKGRVNTARQLLEEAGLEPERLRMVNVSAASSQKFAEYVREMVEMVSKLGPSPVKKMKMRSAKKEQTGAIL; from the coding sequence ATGAACGCAAATAATTCCGAACCCGTGATCGTGGCTTTTTGCTGCCATTACTGTGCCTATGCCGCGGCGGATCTGGCCGGCTCAGGGCGTCTGCAGTATCCGCCCAACATCCGCATCGTCCGGTCGCCGTGCACCGGCAGGCTGGAGATCAATTTCTTCATGAAGGCCTTTGAGGCCGGTGCCGACGGCGTGCTCGTCGCCGGCTGCGAGGAAGGCAGCTGTCACTTCAAGGAGGGCAATTATCTGGCAAAGGGCAGGGTGAATACCGCCAGGCAGCTGCTGGAGGAGGCCGGCCTTGAGCCTGAGCGCCTGCGCATGGTCAATGTGAGTGCCGCCAGTTCCCAGAAATTCGCCGAATATGTCCGCGAGATGGTGGAAATGGTGAGCAAACTCGGCCCCTCCCCCGTTAAGAAAATGAAGATGAGAAGTGCCAAGAAAGAACAGACAGGAGCAATACTATGA
- a CDS encoding FAD-dependent oxidoreductase: MAKIIEGDRNEQRTDSRALDEEIREAIREGSTELHVLARGQHGIGGRLWGFPEPVTITVEGPVGQRLGGMGMFGTKIVVKGSVSDDVGWLNCGAEITVLGDVGNGAHNAAAQGRLYVQGSGGARCDTMTKHNPKYDPPQSWYFRDVGDTFAEFKAGGIAVICGVNPRNRNNITGYRPCVGMVGGVVYFRGSIEGYSESDVRLLELTPQDWQWLKTNMKPFLKAIERDGHYRELTKDPGTWRKLIPFTAREREKTKPMKISLGEFREAIWEAGTGAGGIFAEYIDHPRTVLPYITTGQDRRFRPSWNNAKYAPPCEYTCPSGIPTWQRTRLIREGKLSEALELVLRYSPLPASVCGEVCAHLCMQGCTRAIVDRPLDTEEFGKASLKLSLPDHEKPTGRKVAVIGAGAGGLSAAWQLSLKGHSVDLYDAEEKIGGKLEYFIPKRRLPQRVLTTELGRFKKMGIKVHAGVKVDREKFDEIYARHDAVVVACGAHKPRVPAMKGAGDMVPAYDFLRSANSKGAPNLKDKKVVIIGAGNVGMDAAAEAFRLGASGVTAVDIQKPAAFGKELEIAESLGTKVLWPRSVSSYSAKKGKVAFTDKSSIDADYVVVSIGDTPSTGFLPEGVHVKKDGWIEADEAGHTTDAKIFAVGDAVSPGLVTHAIGHGRRAALAVDALLAGRSFYRTEQRPIIPFERIKTVYYEACKAGPVELGAEANRCLSCAVCRDCHMCEATCHYGAISRVEHKDGSYEYVVDDSLCIGCGFCAGVCPCGIWEMEENP, encoded by the coding sequence ATGGCAAAGATTATCGAAGGCGATAGAAATGAACAGCGCACAGATTCGAGAGCGCTCGATGAAGAGATACGCGAGGCGATTCGCGAGGGCTCGACGGAACTTCACGTCCTGGCGCGGGGTCAGCACGGCATCGGAGGCCGCCTGTGGGGTTTCCCCGAACCGGTGACGATCACCGTCGAGGGGCCCGTGGGCCAGCGGCTCGGCGGGATGGGGATGTTCGGAACGAAGATCGTCGTAAAGGGCAGTGTTTCCGATGACGTCGGATGGCTCAACTGCGGCGCCGAGATCACGGTTCTCGGCGATGTCGGCAACGGAGCGCATAACGCCGCCGCGCAGGGGAGGCTCTATGTTCAGGGCTCCGGCGGGGCCCGCTGCGATACGATGACGAAACACAACCCGAAGTACGATCCACCCCAGTCCTGGTATTTTCGCGATGTGGGCGATACCTTTGCCGAGTTCAAGGCCGGAGGCATTGCCGTCATCTGCGGCGTCAACCCCAGGAACAGGAACAATATCACAGGCTATCGTCCCTGCGTGGGAATGGTCGGCGGGGTCGTCTATTTCCGCGGTTCCATCGAAGGGTACAGCGAGTCCGATGTGAGGCTCCTTGAACTGACGCCCCAGGACTGGCAGTGGCTCAAGACGAACATGAAGCCCTTCCTCAAGGCCATCGAGCGTGACGGTCATTACAGGGAACTGACAAAAGACCCCGGTACCTGGAGAAAACTCATCCCTTTTACCGCGAGGGAACGGGAAAAGACAAAACCCATGAAGATATCCCTCGGTGAGTTTCGCGAGGCGATATGGGAGGCGGGCACCGGCGCGGGCGGCATATTCGCCGAATACATCGACCATCCGCGAACAGTCCTGCCCTATATAACAACGGGACAGGACAGGCGTTTTCGCCCGTCATGGAACAACGCGAAGTATGCCCCGCCGTGCGAATACACCTGCCCCAGCGGGATACCGACGTGGCAGCGCACGCGTCTCATCCGCGAAGGGAAGCTGAGTGAAGCTCTGGAACTGGTACTGCGCTACAGCCCGCTGCCGGCCAGCGTCTGCGGCGAGGTCTGCGCCCACCTGTGCATGCAGGGATGCACGCGCGCTATAGTCGACAGGCCTCTCGACACGGAGGAGTTCGGCAAGGCGAGCCTCAAGCTGTCCCTCCCGGACCATGAGAAGCCGACAGGCAGGAAGGTCGCGGTCATCGGCGCGGGAGCGGGCGGACTTTCGGCCGCGTGGCAGCTTTCACTGAAAGGCCACAGCGTCGACCTTTACGATGCAGAGGAAAAGATCGGCGGAAAGCTGGAGTACTTCATACCTAAACGGAGGTTACCCCAGCGCGTGCTGACGACGGAGCTCGGTCGTTTCAAAAAAATGGGCATCAAGGTCCACGCTGGTGTTAAGGTGGACAGGGAGAAATTTGACGAGATCTATGCCCGCCATGATGCGGTCGTCGTGGCCTGCGGCGCTCATAAACCGCGCGTGCCCGCCATGAAGGGAGCCGGTGACATGGTACCTGCCTACGATTTCCTCCGCAGTGCAAATTCAAAGGGGGCGCCCAATCTCAAGGACAAGAAGGTTGTCATCATAGGCGCGGGAAATGTGGGCATGGACGCGGCCGCCGAGGCCTTCCGTCTCGGAGCCTCCGGGGTCACCGCCGTCGATATTCAGAAGCCGGCTGCCTTCGGAAAGGAACTGGAGATTGCCGAATCCCTGGGGACGAAGGTCCTCTGGCCCCGTTCGGTCTCATCCTATTCAGCGAAGAAGGGCAAGGTCGCCTTCACCGATAAGTCATCCATCGACGCCGATTACGTTGTTGTCTCCATCGGAGATACACCGTCAACGGGTTTCCTGCCCGAGGGCGTCCACGTGAAAAAAGACGGCTGGATAGAGGCCGACGAGGCTGGTCACACCACGGATGCGAAGATCTTTGCCGTTGGTGACGCCGTCAGCCCCGGTCTCGTGACCCATGCGATAGGTCACGGCAGAAGGGCGGCCCTTGCCGTCGACGCCCTGCTCGCGGGGCGTTCTTTCTACAGGACCGAACAAAGGCCAATTATCCCCTTCGAGCGGATCAAGACCGTCTACTACGAGGCCTGCAAGGCCGGGCCCGTCGAACTGGGCGCCGAGGCGAACCGCTGCCTCTCCTGCGCCGTTTGTCGCGACTGCCACATGTGCGAGGCAACCTGCCACTACGGTGCAATATCACGCGTGGAACACAAGGACGGCAGCTACGAATACGTCGTCGACGACAGCCTCTGCATAGGCTGCGGCTTCTGCGCCGGGGTGTGTCCCTGCGGGATATGGGAGATGGAGGAGAATCCCTAG